A window from Micromonospora terminaliae encodes these proteins:
- a CDS encoding glycosyltransferase family 2 protein, whose product MIVLVPVYRPGDHLPRLVDDVAAALPAAHVLVVDDGSGPAAARVLAAARDRGATVLRRRVNRGKGVVLKTGFRYVAGHHPGRDVVCVDADGQHLIPDVVRVADRMRDTGAPALGVRRFDGEVPLRSRFGNAMTRAAFRVATGRHVRDTQTGLRAYPAALLGWLGSVPGERFEYEMNVLLFAARAGLPIAQVPIATRYQAGNSSSHFSSLADSARIYRPLVRFAAARLLAPGRHADEAAEVTSPRPRPATRTP is encoded by the coding sequence GTGATCGTGCTGGTGCCGGTGTACCGACCCGGGGACCACCTGCCGCGGCTCGTCGACGACGTGGCCGCCGCGCTGCCCGCGGCGCACGTGCTGGTCGTCGACGACGGCAGCGGCCCGGCCGCCGCCCGGGTGCTCGCGGCGGCCCGCGACCGCGGCGCCACCGTCCTGCGGCGGCGGGTCAACCGGGGCAAGGGCGTCGTGCTGAAGACCGGCTTCCGGTACGTCGCGGGCCACCACCCGGGGCGGGACGTGGTGTGCGTGGACGCCGACGGGCAGCACCTGATCCCCGACGTCGTCCGGGTCGCCGACCGGATGCGCGACACCGGCGCGCCGGCGCTGGGCGTGCGCCGGTTCGACGGTGAGGTGCCGCTGCGCAGCCGGTTCGGCAACGCGATGACCCGGGCCGCGTTCCGCGTCGCCACCGGCCGCCACGTGCGGGACACCCAGACCGGCCTGCGGGCCTACCCGGCCGCGCTGCTGGGCTGGCTCGGGAGCGTCCCGGGCGAGCGGTTCGAGTACGAGATGAACGTGCTGCTGTTCGCCGCCCGGGCCGGGCTGCCGATCGCGCAGGTCCCCATCGCCACCCGCTACCAGGCCGGCAACTCCTCGTCGCACTTCTCCTCGCTGGCCGACTCGGCCCGGATCTACCGGCCGCTGGTGCGGTTCGCCGCCGCCCGGCTGCTGGCGCCCGGCCGGCACGCCGACGAGGCGGCCGAGGTCACGTCGCCGCGTCCCAGACCTGCGACTCGAACTCCCTGA
- a CDS encoding YdcF family protein gives MTPTATVLLVFGRGVVAGHDGYRLTAESAARVAAAAGYVRAHAAEFRRADGARVVFTGGWPHGPAGAPEPPAGYREGELMLALAREAGLDSYARLYAETRSRTTLQNLAHTVQDGLLAGPEHTPARPLGLVSHPWHLPRIRFLAGKVLGLSGAALLDVPVTAPDPVPARRERVVRAASRVCYLGLRTPEALLRRERGLARAAQRVAGLFPDRPGFAGRRPG, from the coding sequence ATGACGCCGACCGCCACCGTGCTGCTCGTGTTCGGCCGCGGGGTGGTGGCGGGCCACGACGGCTACCGCCTCACCGCGGAGAGCGCCGCCCGGGTGGCGGCCGCCGCCGGGTACGTCCGCGCGCACGCCGCCGAATTCCGGCGGGCCGACGGGGCGCGGGTGGTGTTCACCGGCGGCTGGCCGCACGGCCCCGCCGGGGCGCCGGAGCCGCCCGCCGGCTACCGGGAGGGCGAGCTCATGCTGGCCCTGGCCCGCGAGGCCGGCCTCGACTCGTACGCCCGCCTGTACGCCGAGACCCGCTCCCGGACCACGCTGCAGAACCTGGCGCACACCGTCCAGGACGGACTGCTCGCCGGGCCGGAACACACCCCGGCCCGGCCGCTCGGGCTGGTCTCCCACCCGTGGCACCTGCCCCGGATCCGCTTCCTGGCCGGCAAGGTGCTCGGGCTCTCCGGCGCGGCGCTGCTGGACGTGCCGGTGACCGCGCCCGACCCGGTGCCCGCCCGCCGCGAGCGGGTGGTCCGGGCGGCCAGCCGCGTGTGTTACCTCGGCCTGCGTACCCCCGAGGCGCTGCTGCGCCGGGAACGTGGCCTGGCCCGCGCGGCGCAGCGGGTCGCGGGCCTGTTTCCGGACCGGCCCGGATTCGCCGGCCGGCGCCCCGGGTAA
- a CDS encoding DUF4873 domain-containing protein — translation MSWQGPAEIAGTTVRLHASGRWEPVDGRYHWAGRIEPEPRMLRLLRSGRRDVEVRVGERVARGRLAEADPWGGVRITGVGEPPWPPGADED, via the coding sequence GTGAGCTGGCAGGGCCCGGCGGAGATCGCCGGCACCACGGTCCGGCTGCACGCCAGCGGGCGCTGGGAACCGGTCGACGGCCGTTACCACTGGGCGGGCCGGATCGAGCCGGAGCCGCGCATGCTGCGGCTGCTCCGCTCCGGCCGGCGCGACGTCGAGGTCCGGGTCGGCGAGCGGGTCGCCCGGGGCCGGCTCGCCGAGGCCGACCCGTGGGGCGGGGTGCGCATCACCGGCGTGGGCGAGCCGCCCTGGCCACCGGGCGCCGACGAGGACTGA
- a CDS encoding TetR family transcriptional regulator, giving the protein MRRTSTDVNGPDAPSEPPAARPTGRRDRWAGHREQRRQELIGAAVQALLRHGPTVDMDQVAATAGVSKPVLYRYFADKAQLWLAVSEVVAARVVDAVAPAVERVREERALVEATIDAYLSVIESEPTLYRFLLHESGHPGIQQVVAGTSRQVATGLARVIGDRLRALGLDAGPAEPWAYGLVGFVQAVGDWWATHGQPIRRAALTDYLTTLLWSGIEGVRRSADLPHELTRAHERIER; this is encoded by the coding sequence ATGCGACGCACCTCCACGGATGTCAATGGCCCGGACGCCCCGTCGGAGCCGCCCGCGGCCCGACCCACCGGCCGGCGGGACCGCTGGGCCGGCCACCGCGAGCAGCGGCGGCAGGAGCTGATCGGCGCGGCCGTGCAGGCGCTGCTGCGGCACGGGCCGACCGTCGACATGGACCAGGTCGCCGCCACGGCCGGGGTCAGCAAGCCGGTGCTCTACCGCTACTTCGCCGACAAGGCGCAACTCTGGCTGGCCGTCAGCGAGGTGGTGGCGGCCCGGGTCGTCGACGCCGTGGCCCCCGCCGTCGAGCGGGTCCGCGAGGAGCGCGCCCTGGTCGAGGCGACCATCGACGCCTACCTGAGCGTCATCGAGTCCGAGCCCACGCTCTACCGGTTCCTGCTGCACGAGTCCGGCCACCCCGGCATCCAGCAGGTCGTGGCCGGCACCAGCCGCCAGGTGGCCACCGGCCTGGCCCGGGTCATCGGCGACCGGCTGCGCGCGCTCGGGCTCGACGCCGGCCCCGCCGAGCCCTGGGCGTACGGACTGGTCGGGTTCGTGCAGGCGGTCGGCGACTGGTGGGCCACCCACGGGCAGCCGATCCGCCGCGCGGCCCTCACCGACTACCTCACCACCCTGCTCTGGAGCGGCATCGAGGGGGTAAGGCGCAGCGCCGACCTGCCCCACGAACTGACCCGCGCACACGAGCGGATCGAGCGGTGA
- a CDS encoding AurF N-oxygenase family protein has translation MEGTPAGFPREAVATRLLAASVRTSYDPVVDIDWSAPPVPGAYWMPPQRSSLYGTELWAGLSEEQRIELTKHEVASAASAGLWFETILMQMLIRHYYDADPTSRHAQYALTEVADECRHSIMFGRLIEAMGCPVYRADPFDHLLGRWLKATATGPRMYAAILIAEEILDAFQREAMADESIQPLIRMVSRIHVVEEARHVRFARDELTRQVEAAGPVGLSYARLVIGRAAYSITRRLVNPRAYAAVGIPPAVGVATARSNPHWRATLRWSAQRIADHLTELGLVAGPGRLLWRRAGLLGD, from the coding sequence ATGGAGGGGACGCCGGCCGGATTCCCGCGGGAGGCGGTGGCCACCCGCCTGCTCGCCGCCTCGGTGCGCACGAGCTACGACCCCGTCGTCGACATCGACTGGTCGGCGCCGCCCGTCCCCGGCGCCTACTGGATGCCGCCGCAGCGCAGCAGCCTCTACGGCACCGAGCTGTGGGCGGGGCTGAGCGAGGAGCAGCGGATCGAGCTGACCAAGCACGAGGTGGCCAGCGCGGCGAGCGCCGGGCTGTGGTTCGAGACGATCCTCATGCAGATGCTCATCCGGCACTACTACGACGCGGATCCGACCAGCCGGCACGCCCAGTACGCGCTCACCGAGGTCGCCGACGAGTGCCGGCACTCCATCATGTTCGGCCGGCTCATCGAGGCCATGGGCTGTCCGGTCTACCGGGCCGATCCGTTCGACCATCTGCTCGGGCGCTGGCTCAAGGCCACCGCCACCGGCCCGCGGATGTATGCGGCGATCCTCATCGCCGAGGAGATCCTCGACGCGTTCCAGCGCGAGGCCATGGCCGACGAGTCGATCCAGCCGCTGATCCGGATGGTGTCCCGGATCCACGTGGTCGAGGAGGCCCGGCACGTGCGCTTCGCCCGGGACGAGCTGACCCGTCAGGTCGAGGCGGCCGGCCCGGTCGGGCTGTCCTACGCGCGGCTGGTGATCGGGCGGGCCGCGTACTCGATCACCCGCCGGCTGGTCAACCCACGGGCGTACGCGGCCGTCGGCATCCCGCCGGCGGTCGGGGTGGCCACGGCCCGGTCCAACCCGCACTGGCGGGCCACCCTGCGCTGGTCGGCCCAGCGGATCGCCGACCACCTGACCGAGCTCGGGCTCGTCGCCGGGCCGGGCCGGCTGCTCTGGCGCCGCGCCGGCCTGCTGGGGGACTGA
- a CDS encoding BON domain-containing protein codes for MVMPWPFPDFPFAEDGQPAPDGADVRLAALVAQRLSIDWTTRRQQITVTVQNRVVILAGLVADAETRRVAGELAWDVSGVFDVCNALRLHSGRRRGR; via the coding sequence ATCGTGATGCCCTGGCCGTTCCCCGACTTCCCGTTCGCCGAGGACGGGCAGCCCGCGCCGGACGGCGCGGACGTGCGGCTCGCCGCCCTGGTGGCGCAGCGGCTGAGCATCGACTGGACCACCCGGCGGCAGCAGATCACCGTCACGGTGCAGAACCGGGTGGTGATCCTGGCCGGGCTGGTGGCCGACGCGGAGACCCGGCGGGTCGCCGGCGAGCTGGCCTGGGACGTGTCCGGCGTGTTCGACGTCTGCAACGCGCTCCGGCTGCACTCGGGGCGGCGCCGGGGTCGCTGA
- a CDS encoding STAS domain-containing protein, which produces MTVVPAEHLMLLICDACGDSVTGTGCILPDAEVVWTLVFENGWAGSPFASGPHHCPRCSARSTVADGGLGVDDLDEVGGAPAVPEADAAEPVRRALAEAVTVGDRVLVDLSAVEVIDSAGLGLLVRARQETRRKGRRLCLVAPSRFVRTVLHTMRLDGVFAVFDSRAAALGGSVGAVPARRSEVAVESRERAEGARTS; this is translated from the coding sequence GTGACGGTCGTACCGGCGGAGCACCTGATGCTGCTCATCTGCGACGCCTGCGGGGACAGCGTCACGGGCACCGGCTGCATCCTGCCCGACGCCGAGGTGGTCTGGACGCTGGTGTTCGAGAACGGCTGGGCCGGCTCGCCCTTCGCCTCCGGGCCGCACCACTGTCCGCGGTGCAGCGCCCGGTCCACCGTGGCGGACGGGGGCCTCGGCGTCGACGACCTCGACGAGGTCGGCGGCGCGCCGGCCGTCCCCGAGGCCGACGCCGCGGAGCCGGTACGCCGGGCGCTCGCCGAGGCCGTCACGGTGGGCGACCGCGTGCTGGTCGACCTCAGCGCGGTCGAGGTGATCGACTCGGCGGGGCTCGGGCTGCTGGTCCGGGCCCGGCAGGAGACCCGGCGCAAGGGCCGGCGGCTGTGCCTCGTGGCGCCGTCCCGGTTCGTGCGCACCGTGCTGCACACCATGCGGCTGGACGGGGTCTTCGCGGTGTTCGACAGCCGCGCCGCGGCGCTGGGCGGCTCGGTCGGGGCGGTACCGGCGCGCCGGTCCGAGGTGGCGGTGGAGAGCCGCGAACGAGCGGAAGGAGCCCGCACATCGTGA
- a CDS encoding response regulator transcription factor, whose amino-acid sequence MTAVLVIEDDDRIRLALLLALEEEGYSASGAATAEEGLRRQREDPADHVLVDLMLPGLDGFECIRRLRRDDDVPIVVVSARDDTHDIVAALEAGADDYVVKPVAIKELSARLRALRRRGRVVVDAVPAQVFGDLEISAEAGEVRRAGRPVAVTRTEFRLLCELAEHAGRVLSRQQLLRRVWGYETGDERLVDVHVGRLRQKIEPDPANPRHLVTLRGLGYKLQR is encoded by the coding sequence ATGACGGCCGTACTGGTGATCGAGGACGACGACCGCATCCGGCTCGCACTGCTGCTCGCCCTCGAGGAGGAGGGCTACTCCGCGTCCGGGGCGGCGACCGCGGAGGAGGGCCTGCGCCGGCAGCGGGAGGACCCGGCCGACCACGTGCTGGTGGACCTCATGCTGCCCGGCCTCGACGGCTTCGAGTGCATCCGCCGGCTGCGCCGCGACGACGACGTCCCGATCGTGGTGGTCAGCGCCCGCGACGACACCCACGACATCGTCGCCGCGCTGGAGGCCGGCGCCGACGACTACGTGGTCAAGCCGGTGGCGATCAAGGAGCTGTCCGCACGGCTGCGGGCCCTGCGCCGGCGCGGCCGCGTCGTCGTGGACGCCGTACCCGCCCAGGTCTTCGGCGACCTGGAGATCAGCGCCGAGGCCGGCGAGGTGCGCCGCGCCGGCCGGCCCGTCGCGGTGACCCGTACCGAGTTCCGGCTGCTCTGCGAGCTGGCCGAGCACGCCGGCCGGGTCCTGTCCCGCCAGCAGCTGCTGCGCCGGGTCTGGGGGTACGAGACCGGCGACGAGCGGCTGGTCGACGTGCACGTGGGCCGGTTGCGGCAGAAGATCGAGCCGGACCCGGCCAACCCCCGGCACCTGGTCACCCTCCGCGGCCTCGGCTACAAGCTCCAGCGATGA
- a CDS encoding sensor histidine kinase — translation MTRLGLRARVTAAFAVGALLLAAVMALFSYDLTRRSLLDERERTAVRAAYYDAAVVRSGLDTGTPDVVAVLRSLDTGSSRRPLLHLRDGWYARTADVGAGSVPVELQRMVAAGQPAVQRVRLDGQPTLLVGVPLAGELGYYELTSLREVEGTFQVVGLALTAVAIMVAGAGAALGWYATRHSLRPLTAVADAAERIAAGDFATRLDPTTDPDLTRLSTSFNHMVDQLVRRIERDRRFAADVSHELRSPLQTLAAAASVLTRRQEHQDARTATAAGLVADEVARFQRLVDDLIQLARTEQPAHRDTVDVPALARAACRERALPESLVEVADGTPAQWRVDRRRVEQILLNLLDNAVRYGGGPVAVRLGLHDGIGVLEVDDDGPGVPEDDREIIFDRFVRGRAAHARAGTDGTGLGLALVAQHAAAHGGHAAVVDRDRGARFRVELPGAGG, via the coding sequence ATGACCCGCCTCGGACTGCGCGCCCGCGTGACCGCCGCGTTCGCCGTCGGCGCGTTGCTGCTCGCCGCGGTGATGGCCCTCTTCTCGTACGACCTGACGCGCCGTTCGCTGCTCGACGAGCGGGAGCGCACCGCCGTCCGGGCCGCCTACTACGACGCCGCGGTGGTCCGGTCCGGGCTGGACACCGGGACCCCGGACGTGGTGGCGGTGCTGCGCTCCCTGGACACCGGCAGCAGCCGCCGGCCGCTGCTGCACCTGCGCGACGGCTGGTACGCCCGCACCGCCGACGTCGGGGCCGGCTCGGTCCCGGTGGAACTGCAGCGGATGGTCGCCGCCGGCCAGCCGGCCGTGCAGCGGGTCCGGCTGGACGGGCAGCCCACCCTGCTTGTCGGCGTCCCGCTCGCCGGCGAGCTGGGCTACTACGAGCTGACCTCGTTGCGCGAGGTCGAGGGGACCTTCCAGGTGGTCGGGCTGGCGCTGACCGCGGTGGCCATCATGGTGGCCGGGGCCGGCGCCGCCCTCGGCTGGTACGCGACCCGGCACAGCCTCCGGCCGCTCACCGCGGTCGCCGACGCCGCCGAGCGGATCGCCGCCGGCGACTTCGCCACCCGGCTCGACCCCACCACCGATCCGGACCTCACGCGGCTCTCCACCTCGTTCAACCACATGGTCGACCAGTTGGTGCGGCGGATCGAGCGGGACCGCCGGTTCGCTGCCGACGTCAGTCACGAGCTGCGTTCCCCGTTGCAGACCCTGGCCGCCGCCGCGAGCGTGCTGACCCGTCGCCAGGAGCACCAGGACGCGCGTACCGCGACCGCGGCGGGACTGGTGGCCGACGAGGTGGCCCGGTTCCAGCGCCTGGTGGACGACCTGATCCAGCTGGCCCGCACCGAACAGCCCGCGCACCGCGACACGGTCGACGTGCCCGCGCTGGCCCGCGCGGCCTGCCGGGAGCGCGCGCTGCCGGAGAGCCTCGTCGAGGTTGCCGACGGCACCCCGGCGCAGTGGCGGGTCGACCGGCGCCGGGTCGAGCAGATCCTGCTCAACCTGCTCGACAACGCCGTGCGCTACGGCGGCGGCCCGGTCGCCGTACGCCTCGGGCTGCACGACGGGATCGGCGTGCTGGAGGTCGACGACGACGGCCCGGGCGTACCGGAGGACGACCGGGAGATCATCTTCGACCGCTTCGTGCGGGGCCGGGCCGCCCACGCCCGGGCCGGCACCGACGGCACCGGCCTCGGCCTCGCCCTGGTGGCCCAGCACGCCGCCGCGCACGGCGGGCACGCGGCCGTGGTGGACCGCGACCGGGGCGCCCGGTTCCGGGTCGAGCTGCCGGGGGCCGGCGGATGA
- a CDS encoding GerMN domain-containing protein — MTRRLLPVLLAAALLGGCGVPVDDEPRRVQPPPGGFPTPAGTATAEPDGRVDEPLCFVRGDGLAVATRRFDGLPDVDAHLQHLLAGPDGAERDRGLATALPGTVAVAGASLTGAVATVDVRQAGEETGRNDEVLAFGQIVCTLTQRPDVDSVAFRRDGQPLEVPRADGNVSALPLTAADYRPLLGR; from the coding sequence ATGACCCGGCGGCTGCTCCCGGTGCTGCTCGCCGCCGCGCTGCTCGGCGGCTGCGGGGTGCCGGTCGACGACGAGCCGCGGCGGGTGCAGCCGCCGCCCGGCGGTTTCCCGACGCCCGCGGGCACGGCCACGGCCGAACCGGACGGGCGGGTCGACGAGCCGCTCTGCTTCGTCCGGGGCGACGGGCTGGCGGTGGCGACCCGACGGTTCGACGGCCTGCCCGACGTGGACGCCCACCTGCAACACCTGCTGGCCGGGCCGGACGGCGCCGAGCGGGACCGGGGGCTCGCCACCGCCCTGCCGGGCACGGTGGCGGTGGCCGGGGCCAGCCTGACGGGCGCCGTGGCCACCGTCGACGTGCGGCAGGCCGGCGAGGAGACCGGCCGCAACGACGAGGTCCTCGCCTTCGGGCAGATCGTCTGCACGCTGACCCAGCGCCCCGATGTCGACAGCGTGGCGTTCCGCCGGGACGGGCAGCCGCTGGAGGTGCCCCGGGCCGACGGCAACGTGTCCGCGCTGCCGCTCACCGCCGCCGACTACCGGCCGCTGCTGGGCCGCTGA
- a CDS encoding SigB/SigF/SigG family RNA polymerase sigma factor produces MTTTTIAPTTTGEVHRTAVTGEETRASELIAALAELPEGHPQRAALRNQVIEAWLPLANHLAARYSGRGEPAGDLAQTAALGLIKAVDRFDASRGVDFAGFAIPTILGEIKRHFRDRTWNIRVPRRLQELRLRISEANSTLTQTLNRAPTVADIASHLDVTEEEVLEGLEGARAYNAVSLSTPIGDGDSATELGDTLGTEDNEYELAELRASLGPALATLDEREQKILTLRFYGNLTQSEIAARVGVSQMHVSRLLARALTKLRGQLTEA; encoded by the coding sequence ATGACCACGACGACCATCGCGCCGACGACCACCGGCGAGGTGCACCGCACGGCGGTGACCGGCGAGGAGACCCGTGCCAGCGAGCTGATCGCCGCCCTGGCCGAGCTGCCCGAGGGTCACCCGCAGCGGGCGGCCCTGCGCAACCAGGTCATCGAGGCGTGGCTGCCGCTGGCCAACCACCTCGCCGCCCGCTACAGCGGCCGCGGCGAGCCGGCCGGCGACCTGGCCCAGACCGCGGCCCTCGGCCTGATCAAGGCGGTGGACCGGTTCGACGCCTCCCGGGGCGTGGACTTCGCCGGCTTCGCCATCCCGACCATCCTCGGTGAGATCAAGCGGCACTTCCGCGACCGCACCTGGAACATCCGGGTCCCGCGCCGCCTCCAGGAGCTGCGGCTGCGCATCTCGGAGGCGAACAGCACGCTGACCCAGACCCTCAACCGGGCCCCGACGGTCGCCGACATCGCCAGCCACCTCGACGTCACCGAGGAAGAGGTGCTCGAGGGCCTGGAAGGCGCCCGCGCCTACAACGCCGTCTCGCTCTCCACCCCGATCGGCGACGGCGACAGCGCCACCGAGCTGGGCGACACCCTCGGCACCGAGGACAACGAGTACGAGCTGGCCGAGCTGCGCGCCTCGCTCGGCCCGGCGCTCGCCACCCTCGACGAGCGTGAGCAGAAGATCCTCACCCTGCGCTTCTACGGCAACCTGACCCAGAGCGAGATCGCCGCCCGGGTCGGCGTGTCCCAGATGCACGTGTCCCGGCTGCTCGCCCGCGCGCTGACCAAGCTGCGCGGCCAGCTCACCGAGGCCTGA